In the Eptesicus fuscus isolate TK198812 chromosome 12, DD_ASM_mEF_20220401, whole genome shotgun sequence genome, one interval contains:
- the C12H20orf85 gene encoding uncharacterized protein C20orf85 homolog: MAQKPMSIAEAERMNLVAQDQIWRYRLKAETEAQQNWARNWGFLTTPLEELIECEDEPPTPKPRIELPQRFHIRAVTPVEKYIKVLPSPPVPKTTQGFIGWRSGVPGLNKCLEYGAESRSCKGAFAKELGWPKQGIH, from the exons ATGGCGCAGAAACCAATGAGCATCGCGGAGGCCGAGCGCATGAACCTCGTGGCCCAGGACCAGATCTG GAGATACCGCCTGAAGGCTGAGACCGAAGCACAGCAAAACTGGGCCCGGAACTGGGGATTTTTAACAACCCCTCTCGAAGAg CTGATCGAGTGTGAAGatgaaccccccaccccaaagcccAGGATCGAGCTTCCCCAGAGGTTCCACATCCGGGCGGTGACCCCCGTGGAGAAATATATCAAG GTCCTTCCCTCGCCCCCGGTTCCGAAGACGACGCAAGGCTTCATCGGCTGGCGGTCAGGGGTGCCGGGCCTGAACAAGTGCCTGGAGTACGGAGCGGAGAGCAGAAGCTGCAAGGGCGCCTTTGCCAAGGAGCTGGGCTGGCCCAAGCAGGGCATCCACTGA